AAAACAAGCCTGCCGGCAAATTGGGTGGCCGAAACTCCTTACGGCAGCTGCCATTTAGATACATTGCTTTATGCCCGTAAGGTAACAAGCACCATTCCAAATATCCCTCCCATATATATTAATGAAGTATACAATCTTATTTATTCGGGTATAACATTATCGGTTGATTATGCGCCAGGAGGCTACACCGCATCAACACCTATTTGTGTTGATTGTACCTTGCGTGGCTCCAATAAAAAACCATCATTTTGGAAATAAAACAACACCAAACCATGAAAAAAATTACCAGTATTTTTTTCGCAATAGCGATCATGTCGATAACCAGGTTGTTTGGGCAGGTATTACCCGAAGTGCAGGCCAATTTTAATGATTACACATCAAACGCGCTGCAGGAAAAGTTATTTGTACATACCGATAAAAACGGCTATACCGCGGGGGAAGTACTTTGGTTTAAAGTATATAATGTGGATGGTGTTTTTATAAAACCCCTTGGTTTAAGTAAGGTGGTTTATGTTGAAGTACTTGATGATAAGCAAACGCCGGTTTTACAAACAAAAATTGCCATGAAGGATGGCAGCGGTAACGGATCATTGTATATCCCGGTAAATTTACCAACGGGTAACTTTGTATTGCGGGCTTATACCAGCTGGATGAAAAACTTTAGCCCCGATTATTATTATTCAAAAAAGGTGGTCATTATAAACCCGCTGAAGATCCCGGAAAAGGCAGAAAAAGCCCAATTGGTCGCCTATGATATCCAGTTTTTTCCTGAAGGTGGCCACCTGGTTAGTGGTATGGAAAGTATAGTAGGGGTAAAAGCTGCCGATCAATTTGGTAAAGGCGTAAATTTTAGGGGGGCCATTGTTAATCAGAACAATGATACGGTAGCCAGGTTTGAGCCTTTGAAATTCGGAATCGGACGGTTTGTTTTTAAGCCTCAAATTAATGCCACCTACCGTGCCCTAATTAAAATTGAAGGGAAAGTAATACAAAAGGATATGCCGGCCATAAGCGATAAAGGCTATGTAATGAGCTTAAAAGATAATGGCAGCGGCCAGCTTTCAGTTAGTGTTAATACAAACCTGCCTGATGGCAACGTTTTTCTTTTTGCTCAAAGCCATCAGGTGGTTAAAGCAGTGCAATCATCTGCTGTAAACAACGGTATAGCCAATTTTATTGTAGATAAAGGCAGGCTTGGTGAGGGGATATCGCAGATAACAGTTTTTAGCGCCGATAAAAAGCCTGTTTGCGAACGCCTTTATTTTAAACGCCCAACAAAAAAACTATCTATCAGCGCCAGTGCAAGCGCTGCACAGTACGCTATACGTAAAAAAGCTGATGTTGCTTTAACTGCGCAAGGTGCCGATAAAAAGCCGGTTGCCGCCAGTCTGTCGGTATCTGTTTACAGGATAGATTCGTTGCAACACAACCAACAGGAAGATATCCTGAGTTACTTATGGTTAAAATCGGATTTGAGGGGAGAGGTTGAATCGCCGGGGTATTATTTTAATGATCAAAACGCGGCAGTTACCCAGGCTGCAGACAACCTGATGCTTACCCAGGGCTGGCGAAGTTTTGCCTGGGACGATGTGTTAAATAAAAAAACACCGGCTTTTAATTTTTTACCCGAGTTAAATGGCCCGGTTATTACTGCTACCCTGGTTAATAAATTGAATAACCAACCCGAAAAAGATATCCAGGCCTACCTGGGCATACCTGGTAAACATATCCAGCTATATGCCGCTAAAAGTGATGCACGTGGTAAACTGGTATTTAACATGCGTAACTTTTACGGGCCAAATGAAATTGTTGTTGAAACCAATACCGCTGTTGATACCAATTACCGGATAGATGTATTGACACCATTCTCTGACCAGTTTGCTAAAGCGGCAACGCCGCATTTTGACGTTACACCAGGCCTGCAAACAACTTTTGAAGATGCAGCATTAGCCATGCAGGTGCAAAATATCTACAACGGTGCAAAAATGAGGCAGTTCGTCGACTCGTATCCGGATACCACGGCATTTTATGGAACACCATATAAAACTTACCTGTTGGATAACTATACCCGCTTTACCACGATGGAGGAAGTAATGCGCGAATACATCAGGGAGGCAAACGTTTTTCATACCGGCAACCAATTTCATGTAAAAGTGGTTACCGGTATTGGCATAGGTTTCCTGGCCGATGATGACCCAATGATGCTGATAGATGGCGTACCTTTTTTTGATATGAATAAAGTATTTAAGGTTGATCCGCTCAAAATTCGTAAACTGGAGGATGTACCATATAACTACTCGCTGGGGCCATCATATGAGCACGGGATATTTAGTTTTACCAGCTACAAAGGCGACCTTGGAGGTGCCGAAATAGATCCGCATGCTGTGGTACTCGATTATGAAGGGTTGCAGCAGGAACGCCGGTTTTACTCGCCGGCCTATGATACCGAGGCGCAGGCTGCCAGCCACATGCCCGATTTCAGGAATGTACTTTACTGGTCACCATCTGTAAATACAGGTGCCGATGGTAAGCAACAATTGTCATTTTATACATCCGATCAACCCGGTACTTATGTTGGCGTAATACAAGGGATAACCCAAAGCGGCGAGGCGGGCAGCCAAACCTTTAGTTTTGAAGTGAAACCAAACTATTCATCACAGATAAAGTAAGAAGATTTCAGGGCTGGTTGCTACCCCGTAGGCGCCTTGCCAAACTTTTTCTTGAAAGAATGCGAGAAGTGAGAGAGGCTTTCAAAACCCAGGTCGAGGTAAATGGCGGATGGTCTTTTGTTTTTGGTTTCTATAAGATGGCGGGCTTCCGTCAGCCTTTTTTCTTGCAGCCAGTGCCTGGGCGCCATGCCGAATGTTTTTTGGAAGTCGCGCTTAAATCCGGCAAGGCTTCGCCCCGTGAGTTGCGCAAATTTTTCAACGGGGAGATTGAAATGAAAATTGCGAAGCATGAATTTTTCCAGGTCAATCTTATACGGTTCGGAGAAGTCGAACAGAAAGTTCCTGAGTTCGGGCATAATATGCAGCAGCAGCTTTACACCCTCATTTACTTTTAAAATACCCAGGTCAGTCGTCAGTTTTTCTGCCGGATTACGTACATAAGGTATTACAGACTGAAAATAACCTTGCAGAAAATCGTTTGCGGGAATAAGAATATTGGGAGGGCCAGTGTATTTATGCTGTATATCTATATGCTCGTCCAGCGCTATTTTCCTGAGCAAGTCTTCCTGCAACGAAATCACGATGGTTTCGTAATCCTCATCAGGTAGAGGCGTTTTGGTGATCTGGCCCAGTTGATTTTTGCCTATCAGCAACATCTCGCCCCTCTTCATCGAAATTTTTTGGCCCGAGGTTTCTAAAGTAAACTGGCCGGAAACCTGCAATACCAGGGTATGATGCGACATAAAACCCACCCTATGCTTTTGCCGGGTAGAGAGATAGGAATAAAATATTACTCCTGGTATTATTTCGGTTGGATTTGTCACGACGTAAAGATATAAAACAAGCGGGGCTTATGGCCAAAGCGCAGCAAGCAAAAAATAAAGGGGAAATAATATCCAACACTGAATGTCGAATATCCAACACTGAAGTTTTTCCTCATTATTCGATATTCGACATTCAGTGTTCGATATTTCAATCTTCCATTTTAACTAATTGCACAGCAAAACCTTATCGCTGCAGATACGTGCCTCCAAGTATAGCACCAGGAGCAAATTGCGTGTTAAGTGTATTCATCTCGCCGGGGGTAAATTCAATCTCCATAGCCTGGATATTCTCCGGCAGGCGGGTCCTGCGGCTCATGCTTACCAATGGCATAATGTCATCACCCTGCGCATTCACCCAGGCTATCGCCAGTTGGGTAGGAGTGGCCCCTTTTTCCCTGGCCATTGTTTTCAATACCTCTACCTTCTCCAGGTTTTTTACCAGATTATCGCCCTGGAAACGCGAGAAGTGGCTGTGATAATCATTGGCCGCCAGCGGTGCCTTCATGTCACCGGTAAGCAGGCCTTCGGCGGTGTTGGCAAAGGCCACTACGCCAATACCCAGTTCTTTCGCTGTAGGTAGCAAGTCGGTTTCTATCTGGCGGTCTGCTAATGAATAACCTATTTCCAGCGCCGTTACAGGGTGTACGCTATGGGCCTTACGCAGCTGATCGGCAGTTATTTCAGAAACGCCAAGGTAACGTACCTTTCCTTCTTTAATCATATCGGCAACAGTGCCAATCACATCCTCTATCGGAACGCTGTTATCAAGCCTGCAGGGCTGATACAGGTCAATGGTATCTATCCCCAAACGCACCAGCGAATAGTTGATGAAGTTTTTGATGGCTGCGGGACGCAAATCCAACCCTATCCATTGGCCGTTATAGAAAATAGCGCCAAATTTAACGCTGATGAATGCGTCGTCCCTTCGGCCTTTGATGGCTTTGCCTACCAGCAGCTCGTTATGGCCACTTCCATAAAAATCGCCTGTATTCAGGAAATTAATCCCGTTATCTAATGCCGCCTGAATGGTTGCAATACTCTCACTTTCGTCATTCACCGGTCCGCCCCAAACCGACGACATGCGCATGCAGCCTAATCCGAGTTTAGAAACCAATGGCCCATTGTTGCCAAGGTTTATTTTTGTTATGTTTTTCATAGCTGATATTTATCTTTTAACGATACAAAGATCAGCTTTATACCCTATGCCCGGTGTCTTTTACGGCTCAATTTACTTGTCTGTGTGGCTCAATTACCCGAGGTGTTTATTTTACTGACTTAGCCAGGACATAGTGCCGCAAGCTTGGTTGCTGGTTTTATCGGGTAACTTATGCGTATAAAGACCTTCAGTAAACTCCGTTATAAAAACTCTTTTTAAACCTTACCTGCATAATGGCATGCATCAGCAGTTGAATGCCGATATAAAAAAAGCCAAACATCCACCAGCGGCCCATCTGCACTGTTCTGGCCGAAAATAAATCAGCAATTAAATTTGCTGCGAAAAATAGGGGCATAGCACATAAAAACCAGTAAACAATTCTTATAAAATACAGCGATAGCATATTTTGGGGTAAGTAGAATTTTATGCGGTTGATGAATAACAATTCCAGCCAGTGCCCGCAAAAAACAATACAAAACACTACCGACCAAATCATTTCAAACAACACAAGTTTGCTTTTTCCGCCGGATGGAAATACGTGAACCCAATATAAAATGGCAGCAATTATTGTTGTAGTAATAATTGTGCGGATAACTGTGTGAACAAATGACTCTGTATTTTTTTCAGAATTTCCCATCTGTTAAGCTTAGCTTTGGTTTATAGCGATCTGATATAAATCTGTTAACGCAATTTAAGCTATTTTACCTTTTTAGTCTGCCTGAATAAACGAAAGTTTTTTAAAAATATAAGGCTTGCAGGCTGGTGGTTTTACCAGCTTGAAATTTGGATGGTGGATCAAAGCAAAGAACAAGGCACTTTCGAAAAAACGTAAAAGAGGCGAATTGCTGAATGACCAAAAACAAAGTGAGTCTTTGAAAAATAGGATTAATTAACCCATAATTCAATATTTAATATGAACGTACAAGAAGAAATCAAAACGTACATCGCCGGCCAGCCCGAACCCAAACGTGTTGAAATGCAGGAGTTGCATGAGTTTATACTACGAGTATTACCAGGATGCAAAATATGGTTTCTTGATGGTAAAGACAGTGAAAATAAAACGGTTTCAAATCCTAATATAGGATACGGATCTTACACTATTAAATATGCCGATGGCAAAACCAGGGAGCTTTATCAGATTGGGTTGAGCGCAAACACAACCGGAATATCTGTTTACATCCTCGGCATTAAGGATAAAACATACTTAGCACAAACGTTTGGAAAAACATTGGGCAAGGCCAGCGTAACCGGTTATTGTATTAAGTTTAAAACAGTAAAAAATATAAACCTTGATGTACTTGCAGCTGCAATTCAATATGGCGTTGCAGCTACAAGTGAAAGTTAAATTTTAAATCGGGGTATTACCAGCAAGTTTGATGCTTTGGTATCCCGGCTGGAATTTATTGCGCGGCACCCGGTACAGTAAGTTGTTGCCGTTTTTTTAGTGCTGGCTGTTTAAAGTATTCGATGAGTTCCAGGGAGTAAATAACACTGGTGATCTTCCATTTTCCATCTCTTTTTATCAGGCCCAGGTATTTGTTGCCCCAGTTGGTCATTTTATTATCGGCCCAAAAACTATAATCCAAAGTTACGGATGCAACTGTTCCATCTTCAATAATTTGAATATTATCAAACTTGTCTTCGGTTGTTTTATAGCTGAACAATGATCTGAAAAAGCCCTTGTAGCTTCCCGAAAAATAATTACTGCCTGCCTTTTTTGCTCCTTTCCGTTCTATTTCTTTGGCTTGCGATTCGTCTTTAAGGGCGGCACACCAGGTAACAGGGCCATCGTTGAACAAATTGTAAAATGCTGTGGAATCCTTTTCAATTACGCTTTTTATGTAGGTGTTTATAAGGGTACTTATTTCTTTTTTATTGGCTGTGGTGCGTTGAGCGTGTGATTGCTGTATGGTTATTAATAGTATTAACAAGATGAGTTTTATGGTTTTCATTCCGGGTGATTTTATAAGATTTATAGAGTGACAAATACAGACGAACGGGATAAGACAGGGCGTTAAACGCCTGGGCTAACTGTGTTAGGTTTTGTTTGATTAGTGATGTAGTTATACTCCATAGTTGTGCCGTTGTAGCCGTATGCATCTGCTTTCATTTCCTGGATGGCGGTGTAACTTGCCGGGTGGATATTGCCAAGAAGCGTAGTTAAGGCAATATGTATAGCATCAATATAATTGGCCTTCTCAATTTTAAGGTTGGATGAGTCGGTAATTTTGATGTCGAGATGAAAGCTTTTTGCCTGTAATTCGGCCAGGGACAAGGAATTGATAAACCAGAGATAATTCGGAACAAACGATACGACGACTGCCGTAACCTCAGGCTTTTTATTTAAAACATCTTTTGTGATTCTGCTGATCTCAGTTGCAAGCTGTTGGGCTAAAGCAGGATCTTCGGGGCCGCTTACTTTTAAATTGATTATTGGCATACTTCAATGTGATTAATGAAGTACGAAGTTCAGTTTAAAGTATACCTTATTTATTGATATATGTTAAGAGTTTGATGCGGCTGAGTGATTCGGGTTTAACACCTAAATAAGACGCGATATGGTATTGCGAAACCCGCTGTTCTATCCCCGGATAAAGTGAGTTCAGATTTTCCAGTCGCTGTGATGCCGAATACTTTAAAAACGATGTTTCCCGCTTACATTTCCTGATAAAGTATGTATCAGAAATATATTTGCCGAGTTTAAGAAAAGCGCTATCCTGGGCAATAAGGTTATTTAGCTTTTGGTAACTGATATAATGGATGGTGCAGTCGGTTAGGGCTTCTATATTGCAATTGGTGGCTGTTTGGGTTAAAAAGCTGGTATAAGCACTTACAAAATCATTATCAAAATAAAAATCATTGTTAAATTCCTCTTCATCGTTCCTTACATACGATCTGAGCGTTCCGGACGATACAAAACCAATAAAATTACATACCGAACCTTCGCTGATCAAATGCTCCTTTTTCTTTAAGTCTTTTGTTTTCAGCAGCCAACAAAATGTTTCCCAATGATGAATATCCATTCCTAACTTTTGGGTAAATAAAACTACTAATTGTTCCATTTTACGGCTATTTGAGGGATGGTTTAAAGATAAGTTTAATTTTGCTGCGTTAACATCCTGTCAACTATTATAAAATATGGCTGTGGTATGGTGCAAATGTTATCAACGGGATTATTCCGCTACCACAATGTTTTTGCGGCCCCAATCGGCCAGCAACTGCATAACATCGTTTAGCGACTGTCCTTTTTCGGTAAGCGTGTATTCTACCTTCGGTGGTACCTGGGCATATACTTTACGGGTTATAATACCATCGGCTTCCAGTTCTTTTAAATGCCTCGATAAAACTTTCAACGCTATTCCTGGTATTGTTTTATGTAGCTCGCCAAACCGCTTGGGGCCGGTTATCAAAATCCAGATAATAACGGGTTTCCACTTGCCACCTACAATGCCAATAGCCGCCGTTATGGGGCAATCGCAAACCGGGTCGATATATTTTTTATTTATTTCTGCTGTTAACATATTGGTATTTAACATTAGTGACAAATTTGTCAATACTTGACAACTGTGCCATTACTTGACAAAAGTAAAGTATTGGCTTAATATTGTTGAAAAAAAGAAAGCTATTATGAAAATAATTATTGTAGGTGCCACAGGCACAATTGGAAAACACATTACCGAAGCATTGCAAAAGGACAATGAAGTGATAAAGGCCGGATCAAAAAGCGGCGACTTGCAGGTGGATATCTCTTCGCCCGAATCGATAGAAAACTTTTACAAACAGGCAGGCAAGTTTGATGCCCTGGTTTGCGCAAGCGGAGATGGCCATTTTGGGCCCCTGGGCAGTATGAAGGATGCTGATTTCAGGATTGGAGTTAACAGCAAACTGATGGGGCAGGTTAACCTGGTATTGATAGGCCAGCACTACATCAACCCAAAAGGGTCGTTTACTTTAACTTCGGGCTCGTTGGCCGAGGATCCGATTGTGTTAGGGGCTAATTTAAGCGCGATGAACGGCGCTATCAACGGTTTTGTGCGCGGAGCAGCGGTTGAGCTTGAAAACAACGTACGCATAAATGTTGTGGCACCTGATGTGGTAGAAGAATCGCCGGCCTATTTCCCATATTTTCATGGGCATATCCCGGTGAGCATGCACCGGGTAACGCAGGCGTACCTAAAAAGCGTACTGGGCAGCCAAACGGGGCAAGTTTATAAAGTATTGTAATGGGCGGTAGCGTTGTTTATGAATAAATGCATTTGGCCTGCGGCTGGCTGAAATACCAGCCCCGGGCCGAACGCATTTGTGCAAAATTGCAATCCCTGAGATACACACCTAATGGTATTGTTACAAATATTAAGCGCTATGTTTTATACATTGTGCCCATAAACCAGTTCCATTATGTTGTTTAAAACCAGGATACTTTACCCAGCCATTGTGTTGTGGTTGTGCTCACTTGCTTCATTCGCCCAGCAAATAAATTATCCGCCTGCTGATAAGGTTGCAGCCGATTTTAAAAAGCTGCTTGAAAGGCCGCGTGTTTCGTTAAATCCCGCTTTTGAAGTAACCAAATCAGATTCGGTTATCATTGAGCATGGTTTTATTTACAGCGAAAAAAATGAAAGGGTACCCATGCTTATTTACAAGCCGGTTACCGGAACCGGACCGTACCCGGCGGTTATTTTTTTACATGGCACCGGCGGCCGCAAAGAGGATAACAAGAAAATATTGTACCAGTTGGCCAAACGCGGCATCATGGGCGTGGCCGTTGACGCCCGCTTTCATGGCGAACGTATTGCCGGCGGCGCACATGGCTCAACAGAGTATGTGGCAGCCGCTACCGCGGCCTGGGAAAATAAGGACAAAGCCCGCCAAACTCACCCATTTTTGTTTGATACCGCTTTTGACCTTTGGCGGGTAACCGATTACCTGGCGAGCCGGCCAGATGTTGATGCAAACCGTATTGGCATGGGCGGTATATCTATGGGCGGCATCGAAACGTGGCTTGCTGCATCGGCTGATACGCGGATAAAAGTAATTGTGCTGGATATTTCGGTACAAAGCTTCAAATGGTCGTTAGATAATGATAAATGGCAGGCGCGGGCCGGTACTATCCAGGGCGCTCACTTGCAAGCTGCTAAAGATCTTGGTGACTCCGTTTTAAATAAACGGAACGTAAAGGCGGTATGGGATAAATTGCTGCCCAATATTACCGGCGAATTTGACTGCCCCTCCATGCTTCGGCTAATGGCGCCGCGAGCGCTGCTGATTGTGGGTACCGAAAATGACCCGAATTGCCCATTACCCGGTGCAAACATCGCCTATGCATCGGCCATGCAGTCCTATGCCTCCAAAAAAGCTACTGATAAAATTAATCGCGATGTAACGCCGAAGCTTTTTCATACATCTACGCCGGAACATTTTAAAATGACGCTGGATTGGTTTAGTAAATGGTTGTAGGTTGGTAATTCTATCAGTGTCGCTTTAGGGCGTTGTTGCATCAAAATTCAGCAAATTATTTTTTACTGCATAAATGTGCTGTTCATCCGTCAGGTAAATGACGGTGTCTTCATATTTAAGCTGGTAAAAATTGCCCGGTAAATTATTATCCCGCCCCAGGCTTTTCATTAATAAAGTAAACTGGGTGTCGGGCCATCCGTATTTGGTGTGGAACGTATAAGAATGAGTTTTACCTTTAAATACATATTGTAATTTATAACCGCCGGTTACCTTTTTTTCGGTAATTCCTGTCGGATTAAATGCGCCGTGGGTAATCTCTGCAAAGTGGTTTAGTATGCTGGTATATGGAGTACGCGGTTCCATCGATGCGGTATGCAGCGGGTAAAGCACATGCGGAAAATTGGACAGAAGATTGTTTATCGAAAACCAATTGTCTGCTTTGGCGTCATCAACTGCTTTTTCTATTTCAAGTTGTGAAAGGTGGGCAAAAAGGCCGATCTTTTTCCACTCTGCAATGGTGCTGTCTACTCTGCCCGATGTAAGGGTATTGTCGTAGCTGTCCATACTTACCATCATATATCGCATACAAGGATTGTTCATAAATATTTCGGCTTGATCTCCAGTCAGCGCAATAACTGCCAAATACCTCAAATTGTCTTCGGCGAAACTACCGTCGCTAAACATGATATTATGTAACCGGAACGGCGATTGCTGGTCGGCCAAAACTTTATTGAAGATGCGGAAAAAAAGTTTTACAAAGATTTCTTCAGGTTGCAGT
The genomic region above belongs to Mucilaginibacter sp. KACC 22773 and contains:
- a CDS encoding alpha/beta hydrolase, with amino-acid sequence MLFKTRILYPAIVLWLCSLASFAQQINYPPADKVAADFKKLLERPRVSLNPAFEVTKSDSVIIEHGFIYSEKNERVPMLIYKPVTGTGPYPAVIFLHGTGGRKEDNKKILYQLAKRGIMGVAVDARFHGERIAGGAHGSTEYVAAATAAWENKDKARQTHPFLFDTAFDLWRVTDYLASRPDVDANRIGMGGISMGGIETWLAASADTRIKVIVLDISVQSFKWSLDNDKWQARAGTIQGAHLQAAKDLGDSVLNKRNVKAVWDKLLPNITGEFDCPSMLRLMAPRALLIVGTENDPNCPLPGANIAYASAMQSYASKKATDKINRDVTPKLFHTSTPEHFKMTLDWFSKWL
- a CDS encoding short chain dehydrogenase, with the translated sequence MKIIIVGATGTIGKHITEALQKDNEVIKAGSKSGDLQVDISSPESIENFYKQAGKFDALVCASGDGHFGPLGSMKDADFRIGVNSKLMGQVNLVLIGQHYINPKGSFTLTSGSLAEDPIVLGANLSAMNGAINGFVRGAAVELENNVRINVVAPDVVEESPAYFPYFHGHIPVSMHRVTQAYLKSVLGSQTGQVYKVL
- a CDS encoding tautomerase family protein; amino-acid sequence: MPIINLKVSGPEDPALAQQLATEISRITKDVLNKKPEVTAVVVSFVPNYLWFINSLSLAELQAKSFHLDIKITDSSNLKIEKANYIDAIHIALTTLLGNIHPASYTAIQEMKADAYGYNGTTMEYNYITNQTKPNTVSPGV
- a CDS encoding aldo/keto reductase; its protein translation is MKNITKINLGNNGPLVSKLGLGCMRMSSVWGGPVNDESESIATIQAALDNGINFLNTGDFYGSGHNELLVGKAIKGRRDDAFISVKFGAIFYNGQWIGLDLRPAAIKNFINYSLVRLGIDTIDLYQPCRLDNSVPIEDVIGTVADMIKEGKVRYLGVSEITADQLRKAHSVHPVTALEIGYSLADRQIETDLLPTAKELGIGVVAFANTAEGLLTGDMKAPLAANDYHSHFSRFQGDNLVKNLEKVEVLKTMAREKGATPTQLAIAWVNAQGDDIMPLVSMSRRTRLPENIQAMEIEFTPGEMNTLNTQFAPGAILGGTYLQR
- a CDS encoding nuclear transport factor 2 family protein — its product is MKTIKLILLILLITIQQSHAQRTTANKKEISTLINTYIKSVIEKDSTAFYNLFNDGPVTWCAALKDESQAKEIERKGAKKAGSNYFSGSYKGFFRSLFSYKTTEDKFDNIQIIEDGTVASVTLDYSFWADNKMTNWGNKYLGLIKRDGKWKITSVIYSLELIEYFKQPALKKRQQLTVPGAAQ
- a CDS encoding DUF1801 domain-containing protein produces the protein MNVQEEIKTYIAGQPEPKRVEMQELHEFILRVLPGCKIWFLDGKDSENKTVSNPNIGYGSYTIKYADGKTRELYQIGLSANTTGISVYILGIKDKTYLAQTFGKTLGKASVTGYCIKFKTVKNINLDVLAAAIQYGVAATSES
- a CDS encoding winged helix-turn-helix transcriptional regulator yields the protein MLTAEINKKYIDPVCDCPITAAIGIVGGKWKPVIIWILITGPKRFGELHKTIPGIALKVLSRHLKELEADGIITRKVYAQVPPKVEYTLTEKGQSLNDVMQLLADWGRKNIVVAE
- a CDS encoding helix-turn-helix domain-containing protein; this encodes MSHHTLVLQVSGQFTLETSGQKISMKRGEMLLIGKNQLGQITKTPLPDEDYETIVISLQEDLLRKIALDEHIDIQHKYTGPPNILIPANDFLQGYFQSVIPYVRNPAEKLTTDLGILKVNEGVKLLLHIMPELRNFLFDFSEPYKIDLEKFMLRNFHFNLPVEKFAQLTGRSLAGFKRDFQKTFGMAPRHWLQEKRLTEARHLIETKNKRPSAIYLDLGFESLSHFSHSFKKKFGKAPTG
- a CDS encoding Crp/Fnr family transcriptional regulator, whose product is MEQLVVLFTQKLGMDIHHWETFCWLLKTKDLKKKEHLISEGSVCNFIGFVSSGTLRSYVRNDEEEFNNDFYFDNDFVSAYTSFLTQTATNCNIEALTDCTIHYISYQKLNNLIAQDSAFLKLGKYISDTYFIRKCKRETSFLKYSASQRLENLNSLYPGIEQRVSQYHIASYLGVKPESLSRIKLLTYINK